GGCGGTGGCGCCGCGAATGCGAGAGGCCGTGCCGATGGAGCCCGGGCAGGTGCTTCGACTATCCTTCGACCGCGGGACGCTCCGACTGGACGGTGCGCGTGAGGGAGGGGCCGCACTGGTTCGGGCGGCGGGGCTGTGGGTCTGGGACGCGCGGATCGGGGCATTCCGGTGCGACGCGATTTACTACGTGCGCGTGCGGGCAGAGCTGTCGGAGCAGTTCCCCGGGCGGTTTGTGGATGAGGTGCCTGTGCCGCCGCGGGTAGTGTGGGGCGTCGTGAGTCTCCCACCTCTGCGTCGGGAGCAGCAGGAGGCGCTCGACGCCTGGCGGGCGGCCGGTGGCCGCGGGCAGGTCGTCATGCCGACCGGCACGGGGAAGACCGAGGTCGCCCTGGCGGCCATGCGGGACACGAGCGTGGCCACGCTCATCGTGGCGCCGGTGCGCGACCTGATGTACCAGTGGCATCGCCGCATCCTCCGCGGCCTTGGGTGTGATGCGGGCATCCTGGGCGACAGCCGGCACAACGTCCGCAACGTGACGGTCACCACCTACGACAGCGCCTACGCCCACATGGGCGAGCTGGGCGCGCGGTTTGGGCTCGTGGTCTTCGACGAGGAGCACCATCTGCCCGGCCCGTGCCGCCGCGAGGCGGCGCTCTTCTGCGCCGCGCCGATGCGGCTGGGCCTGACGGCGACGCCGGAGCGATCGGACGGCCTCGATGCCGACCTGGCGTGGCTCGTCGGCCCCGTCGTCTACCGGCAGGAGATCCCGCACGCCAAGGGGAGGACCCTGGCGGACTACGACGTGGTGCGCATCCCCGTAGCCCTGACCGACGAGGAACAGGCGCGCTACGAGGACTATGGTCGCCTCGTCAGGTCCTTCATCGCCGAACGGCGGAAGGAGAAGCCCGGCTACGGTTGGCGGGACCTCTGCGCGGAATCGGGCAAGGACCCCGAGGCCCGTCGGGCGCAGAGGGCCTACTACGCGAAGAAGTCCGTCGAGGACCGAGCGCAGGAGAAGCTGCGGGTGCTGGAGGACCTCTTCCGGCTGCATGCGGGCGAGCGGGTGATCGTGTTCGCCGGGTCGAACGCGATGGCGCTGGACGTCTCGCGGCGGTTCCTGGTGCCGACGCTGCTCTCGCATTCG
This DNA window, taken from Planctomycetota bacterium, encodes the following:
- a CDS encoding DEAD/DEAH box helicase family protein, translating into MLRLSFDRGTLRLDGAREGGAALVRAAGLWVWDARIGAFRCDAIYYVRVRAELSEQFPGRFVDEVPVPPRVVWGVVSLPPLRREQQEALDAWRAAGGRGQVVMPTGTGKTEVALAAMRDTSVATLIVAPVRDLMYQWHRRILRGLGCDAGILGDSRHNVRNVTVTTYDSAYAHMGELGARFGLVVFDEEHHLPGPCRREAALFCAAPMRLGLTATPERSDGLDADLAWLVGPVVYRQEIPHAKGRTLADYDVVRIPVALTDEEQARYEDYGRLVRSFIAERRKEKPGYGWRDLCAESGKDPEARRAQRAYYAKKSVEDRAQEKLRVLEDLFRLHAGERVIVFAGSNAMALDVSRRFLVPTLLSHSRKRERLVVLEGFAGGRFPVLVANQVLDEGVDVPEAKVAVVIGGQASTRQAKQRLGRILRRTGAARATLYEVVCQDTNEEDRSRRRRRSDAYERTSHRRV